DNA sequence from the Halorussus sp. MSC15.2 genome:
CGGGCGTGCCGTGGCGCACCTCTATCGGCGCGTCCACGGACTCGATTAGGCTCCGACAGCCCTCGACGCCGTGGTTGACCGCGGGGAACCCGTTGAGGGTGTCCTCGCCGCTCTCGCGGGCCTCTTCGAGACCCTGCTGGGCCTTCTCGTACTCGTTGTCCCGGGTGTACGAGTCGATGGTCGTCGGGAGCAGGTCGGCGCGCCCGGCGTCTTCGAGGTGGCGCAGCAGCGTTATCTGGTCGTCGAGTCGCGGGACGCCAGCGCGAGGTTGGAGGAGCGGTCGGTCGGCGTCTTCGAGGACGCGGGCGAACTGCTTGCTCCGCGGGAGCGACTCGTGGTAGGCGACCGCCTCCTCGAAGTCGATTTCTTCCACCGACCAGCCGGCTCGAATCTGTTCGTCGATGCGTGAGAGGTCCTCTCCGGAGAGTCTCGTATCGCGTAACATGGTGAAAACGGGGGTTCAGGACGTGAGCCTCGCTCGTTCGGCCTCGGACTCCGCGATGTTCATGTCGGCCTTCAGCGCCGCGATGGCCTCCGCGGGCTTGGTCTCGGAGTCGAACACCCGGTCGAAACCCATCTCTCGGAAGCGGTCTCTGGTCCGGTCGAACTCCTCCTGACCGACCGAGAGGTTGCCGCCGATGTAGGTCAGGAGGTCGAGGTCCGCGGCTTCGATGGTTTCGTGGAAGCCGCGGCAGTCTTGCTCGGCGTGACCGTACAGCGAGGAGACGAGTACGGCGTCACCCTCGTGTGCCTCCGCCGCGCTGACGAACTCCGATTGGCTGGACTGGACGCCGAGGTTGACGACCTCGAAACCAGCCGCGGAGAGCGCCTGTTCGAGTATCGTGATGCCGACGGCGTGCGCGTCGGACCCGATAACGCCGAGGATGACTGTAGCAGACATCGAGTAGAACTTCAATGAACAATACTTAAAGATAATCATTGTTCATGATTAAATCCCTTTAAGGTCATTTGAGGGTGTATGTGTCCCTTCCATACAAACCACATTATTTATTGGGAAGGTTTTTGGTCCGGGTGGGCGATGGCCGGAACGATGCAAGCGCTCGACGACGTGCGCGTACTCGACCTGACGCAGGTTCTGGCCGGACCGTACTGCACCATGCTCCTCTCGGACCTCGGGGCCGACGTAGTGAAGATAGAGCGCCCCGGCGGCGACCTCATCCGCCCGAACCCGCCGTTCGTGAGCGACGACGACGCCTACGGCGGCTACTTCCAGAGCGTCAACCGCGGCAAGCGGAGTCTGGAGATGGACCTGACCGACGAGACCGACCGTGAAGACTTCCTCGGACTGGTCGAAGACGCGGACGTCGTC
Encoded proteins:
- the glmS gene encoding methylaspartate mutase subunit S, whose amino-acid sequence is MSATVILGVIGSDAHAVGITILEQALSAAGFEVVNLGVQSSQSEFVSAAEAHEGDAVLVSSLYGHAEQDCRGFHETIEAADLDLLTYIGGNLSVGQEEFDRTRDRFREMGFDRVFDSETKPAEAIAALKADMNIAESEAERARLTS